Proteins encoded together in one Streptomyces umbrinus window:
- the fasR gene encoding fatty acid biosynthesis transcriptional regulator FasR produces MPEPESSNTERAARAAHAHAATLKRLEKSSGSLAAQAIARMDETLPWYRAMSPENRSWIGLVAQAGIAAFKEWFRHPDAPQAISTDVFGTAPRELTRAITLRQTVEMVRTTIEVMESAIDEVAAPGDESVLREALLVYAREIAFATAQVYAQAAEARGAWDARLESLVVNAVLSGEADEGAVSRAAALGWNSPEHVCVVLGTAPDGDSELTVEAIRRAARHAKLQVLTGVLGDRLVVIAGGSDNPLAVAKSLIGPYAAGPVVAGPVVPDLLAATRSAQAAAAGLKACFAWQDAPRPVLADDLLPERAIASDPSAREQLVEEIYRPLEEAGSALLETLSVYLEQASSLEGAARMLFVHPNTVRYRLRRVTDVTGWSPSDVRSAFTLRIALILGRLADGDPQL; encoded by the coding sequence GTGCCCGAACCCGAATCCAGCAACACCGAACGCGCCGCCCGCGCCGCCCATGCGCACGCCGCGACCCTGAAGCGGCTGGAGAAGTCGTCCGGCAGTCTCGCGGCCCAGGCGATCGCGCGCATGGACGAGACGCTGCCGTGGTACCGGGCGATGTCCCCGGAGAACCGGTCGTGGATCGGCCTCGTCGCCCAGGCGGGTATCGCCGCGTTCAAGGAGTGGTTCCGGCATCCGGACGCTCCCCAGGCGATCTCCACGGACGTCTTCGGCACCGCGCCGCGCGAGCTGACCAGGGCGATCACCCTGCGCCAGACCGTCGAGATGGTGCGCACCACGATCGAGGTGATGGAGAGCGCCATCGACGAGGTGGCCGCTCCCGGAGACGAGTCCGTGCTCCGCGAGGCGCTGCTCGTGTACGCGCGGGAGATCGCCTTCGCCACCGCCCAGGTGTACGCGCAGGCCGCCGAGGCGCGCGGTGCCTGGGACGCCCGGCTGGAGTCCCTGGTCGTGAACGCCGTCCTCTCCGGAGAGGCCGACGAGGGGGCGGTGTCCCGTGCCGCGGCGCTCGGCTGGAACTCGCCCGAGCATGTGTGCGTGGTGCTGGGCACGGCGCCCGACGGTGACAGCGAGCTGACGGTCGAGGCCATCCGGCGGGCCGCCCGGCACGCCAAGCTCCAGGTGCTGACCGGGGTGCTCGGGGACCGGCTGGTCGTCATCGCAGGTGGGAGCGACAACCCGCTCGCTGTCGCCAAGTCCCTGATCGGGCCGTACGCCGCCGGACCCGTGGTGGCCGGTCCCGTCGTGCCCGACCTGCTCGCCGCGACCCGCTCCGCGCAGGCCGCGGCCGCCGGCCTCAAGGCGTGTTTCGCCTGGCAGGACGCCCCGCGGCCGGTTCTGGCGGACGATCTGCTGCCGGAGCGCGCGATCGCCTCGGATCCCTCTGCTCGTGAACAGTTGGTGGAGGAGATCTACAGACCACTGGAGGAGGCCGGGTCCGCTCTCCTGGAGACGCTGAGTGTCTATCTCGAACAGGCGAGCAGTCTCGAAGGGGCGGCCCGGATGCTCTTCGTGCATCCCAACACCGTGCGCTACCGGCTTCGACGTGTGACTGACGTCACCGGCTGGTCGCCTTCGGATGTACGTTCGGCGTTCACGCTGCGGATCGCGCTGATCCTGGGGCGTCTGGCCGATGGAGATCCC
- a CDS encoding TetR family transcriptional regulator, translated as MDTASRPGLRELKKQRTRDALVRAALELFTTQGYERTTVDEIVEAVDVSQRTFFRYFAGKEDAAFAVQEMTESHFVEAVRGRPAHEAPLDALRQAVLASWDTIGEAIEAVIPLELHMRAFQLIESTPALLAAHLRRQEGLEEELARVIAEREGLDVDTDPRPRLVMAVFGGVMRLTGRLWGAGEDFSVAAMRELTASYLDQVGPALAENWHPGGGNDRTDTE; from the coding sequence ATGGACACGGCGTCACGGCCGGGGCTGCGCGAGCTCAAGAAGCAGCGCACCCGGGACGCCCTGGTGCGGGCCGCCCTGGAACTGTTCACGACCCAGGGGTACGAGCGGACGACCGTCGACGAGATCGTCGAGGCCGTCGACGTCTCGCAGCGCACCTTCTTCCGCTACTTCGCGGGCAAGGAGGACGCCGCCTTCGCCGTCCAGGAGATGACCGAGTCGCATTTCGTCGAGGCGGTGCGCGGGCGCCCTGCCCACGAGGCCCCGTTGGACGCGCTGCGCCAGGCCGTCCTGGCCAGCTGGGACACCATCGGTGAGGCCATCGAGGCCGTCATCCCGCTCGAACTGCACATGCGCGCCTTCCAGTTGATCGAGTCGACGCCCGCGCTGCTCGCCGCCCACCTGCGCCGCCAGGAGGGACTGGAGGAGGAACTCGCGCGAGTGATCGCTGAGCGTGAGGGCCTCGACGTGGACACCGACCCGCGGCCACGCCTGGTGATGGCCGTTTTCGGCGGGGTGATGCGGCTGACGGGCCGGCTCTGGGGCGCGGGCGAGGACTTCAGCGTGGCGGCGATGCGTGAGCTGACCGCCTCGTATCTCGACCAGGTGGGGCCCGCGTTGGCGGAGAACTGGCATCCGGGCGGCGGGAACGACCGTACGGACACTGAGTGA
- a CDS encoding alpha/beta hydrolase gives MTSFDSTPQLNVWRMLLALAVVFVMLGTTGWTAVRSHRGATTPLAASLSAWERGHIGGHRLPDPDDTTPTRLAHFFASLDARQRARLAARYPLAVGNMNGAPVQLRYRANQIALGQARKVELKRMHDDRLSPTGQYEAGRRMHRYEDLMSGERRILAFDPMGSGRVAEVFGDLDRAQRVSVVVPGVDTNLLTFQRTNKTYSAPVGMAKSLHSAERAASPETRTAVIAWADYTAPSGLGMDAATGIRAEEGAVRLNALVRALPGRSGVALYCHSYGSVVCGVAAHSLPSRVSDIAVAGSPGMRVEKAAQLRTSARVWAVRDSDDWIEDVPHLEVGGLGHGADPMSSDFGARVLSARGAQGHTGYFVPGTDSLRNFAEIGIGAYRAVRCAREDDVCREGLSDTAEVGRA, from the coding sequence GTGACTTCCTTCGACTCCACCCCCCAACTCAACGTCTGGCGCATGTTGCTCGCGCTGGCCGTGGTGTTCGTGATGCTCGGGACCACCGGCTGGACAGCAGTGCGCAGCCACCGGGGCGCGACCACCCCGCTCGCGGCGTCGCTGTCCGCCTGGGAACGCGGTCACATAGGCGGGCATCGCCTGCCGGACCCGGACGACACGACGCCCACCCGGCTGGCCCACTTCTTCGCCTCGCTCGACGCGCGGCAGCGGGCCCGGCTCGCCGCCCGCTATCCGCTGGCGGTCGGCAACATGAACGGGGCGCCGGTACAGCTCCGGTACCGCGCCAACCAGATCGCCCTCGGCCAGGCACGCAAGGTCGAGCTCAAACGCATGCACGACGACCGGCTCTCGCCGACCGGACAGTACGAGGCCGGCCGCCGGATGCATCGCTACGAGGACCTGATGAGCGGGGAACGCCGCATCCTCGCCTTCGACCCGATGGGCTCCGGCCGGGTCGCGGAGGTCTTCGGGGACCTGGACAGGGCCCAGCGGGTCTCGGTCGTGGTGCCCGGCGTCGACACCAACCTCCTGACCTTCCAGCGCACCAACAAGACGTACTCGGCGCCCGTCGGCATGGCGAAGTCCCTGCACAGCGCCGAGCGGGCCGCGAGCCCGGAGACACGTACGGCCGTCATCGCCTGGGCCGACTACACGGCGCCCAGCGGACTCGGCATGGACGCGGCCACCGGGATTCGCGCCGAGGAGGGCGCGGTCCGGCTCAACGCCCTGGTCCGGGCCCTGCCCGGACGCTCCGGCGTGGCCCTGTACTGCCACAGCTACGGCTCGGTCGTCTGCGGTGTCGCCGCGCACTCGCTGCCCTCCCGGGTCTCCGACATAGCGGTGGCGGGCAGCCCCGGTATGCGGGTCGAGAAGGCCGCGCAGCTGCGCACCTCCGCCCGGGTGTGGGCCGTACGGGACTCCGACGACTGGATCGAGGACGTACCGCATCTGGAGGTCGGCGGGCTCGGTCACGGGGCCGATCCGATGTCCTCGGACTTCGGCGCGCGGGTGCTGTCGGCCCGGGGCGCCCAGGGACACACGGGCTATTTCGTGCCCGGCACCGACAGCCTGCGGAACTTCGCCGAGATCGGGATTGGCGCGTACCGCGCGGTGCGCTGCGCCCGCGAGGATGACGTGTGCCGGGAGGGTTTGTCCGACACGGCTGAAGTCGGACGCGCGTAG
- a CDS encoding potassium channel family protein, which yields MKQQSAQDRWEQRTQRPLFGLAVAFAVAYAVPIVWPEATREVTSWCTRVEWAVWGLFALDYLVRLVLTDRRREFVRTHWLDLCAVLLPLIQPIRLLRLVSTLLLVGQRARMAPQIRLTTYVVGAVVALLMFGSLAVLSVERESPEGNIKTLGDAVWWSFTTMTTVGYGDHAPTTGLGRMIAVGLMLSGIALLGVVTANIAAWFISRFESDDVEERRQTAAIEALAEEVRALRAQVAALSDSASVAAEEQLR from the coding sequence ATGAAGCAGCAATCGGCGCAGGACCGTTGGGAGCAGCGTACGCAGCGGCCCTTGTTCGGGCTTGCGGTGGCGTTTGCCGTTGCCTATGCCGTGCCGATCGTGTGGCCCGAGGCCACGCGGGAGGTGACCTCCTGGTGCACGAGGGTGGAGTGGGCGGTCTGGGGGTTGTTCGCCCTGGACTATCTCGTACGGCTCGTTCTCACCGACCGGCGGCGGGAATTCGTCCGTACGCACTGGCTCGATCTGTGCGCGGTGCTGTTGCCGCTCATCCAGCCGATCCGGCTGCTGCGGCTCGTCTCCACGTTGCTGCTCGTCGGGCAGCGGGCCCGGATGGCGCCGCAGATACGGCTGACCACGTATGTGGTGGGTGCGGTGGTGGCGTTGCTGATGTTCGGCTCCCTCGCCGTGCTGTCCGTCGAACGCGAGTCGCCCGAGGGCAACATCAAGACGCTGGGTGACGCCGTGTGGTGGTCGTTCACCACGATGACGACCGTGGGGTACGGCGATCACGCTCCGACCACCGGGCTCGGGCGGATGATAGCGGTCGGGCTGATGCTGTCCGGGATCGCTCTTCTCGGTGTCGTGACCGCCAATATCGCCGCGTGGTTCATATCGCGGTTCGAGTCGGACGATGTGGAGGAGCGGCGGCAGACCGCGGCGATCGAGGCGCTGGCGGAGGAGGTACGGGCCCTGCGGGCGCAGGTTGCCGCGTTGTCCGACTCGGCGTCTGTCGCTGCGGAGGAGCAGTTGCGCTGA
- a CDS encoding MFS transporter, whose amino-acid sequence MTSQTTVDTTGPADKAPPAAPGPTPGKGLRGHPWYTLFTVAVGVMMVALDGTIVAIANPAIQKDLNASFADVQWITNGYFLALAVTLITAGKLGDRFGHRQTFLIGVVGFAAASGAIGLSDSIAFVVVFRVLQGLFGALLMPAALGLLRATFPAEKLNMAIGIWGMVIGASTAGGPILGGVLVEHVSWQSVFFINVPVGIIAVVLGVVILTDHRAENAPRSFDLPGIGLLSGAMFCLVWALIKAPEWGWGDVMTWSFLAISVLGFALFAYWENRVAEPLIPLGLFRSVALSAGVVLMVLMAIAFMGGLFFVTFYLQNVHGMSPIDAGLHLLPLTGMMIVGSPLAGAMITKTGPRIPLAGGMALTAIAMFGVSTLETDTSSGLMSIWFALLGLGLAPVMVGATEVIVGNAPMELSGVAGGLQQAAMQIGGSLGTAVLGAVMASKVDGDLAGNWAGAGLPQLTPVQLDQAKEAVQVGAAPVAPGTPAEIAEKITGVAHDTFISGMSLASLVAAGVAFVAIFVAFLTKRGANAEAGAGVGHI is encoded by the coding sequence ATGACTAGTCAGACCACCGTCGACACGACCGGCCCGGCCGACAAGGCCCCGCCCGCCGCCCCCGGTCCGACCCCGGGCAAGGGGCTGCGCGGCCACCCTTGGTACACCCTGTTCACCGTGGCCGTGGGCGTGATGATGGTGGCCCTGGACGGCACCATCGTGGCCATCGCCAACCCGGCCATCCAGAAGGACCTGAACGCCAGCTTCGCGGACGTTCAGTGGATCACCAACGGCTACTTCCTCGCGCTCGCCGTCACGCTGATCACGGCGGGCAAGCTCGGCGACCGGTTCGGCCACCGGCAGACCTTCCTGATAGGCGTGGTCGGCTTCGCGGCCGCCTCGGGGGCCATCGGCCTCTCCGACAGCATCGCCTTCGTGGTCGTCTTCCGAGTGCTCCAGGGCCTGTTCGGCGCACTGCTGATGCCGGCCGCGCTCGGTCTGCTGCGCGCCACCTTCCCGGCCGAGAAGCTGAACATGGCGATCGGCATCTGGGGCATGGTCATCGGCGCCTCCACGGCCGGCGGCCCGATCCTCGGCGGTGTCCTCGTCGAGCACGTCAGCTGGCAGTCCGTCTTCTTCATCAACGTGCCGGTCGGCATCATCGCGGTCGTCCTCGGCGTGGTGATCCTCACCGACCACCGCGCGGAGAACGCGCCGCGCTCCTTCGACCTCCCCGGTATCGGCCTGCTGTCCGGCGCCATGTTCTGCCTGGTCTGGGCGCTCATCAAGGCCCCCGAGTGGGGCTGGGGCGACGTCATGACGTGGTCGTTCCTGGCCATCTCGGTGCTCGGCTTCGCGCTGTTCGCGTACTGGGAGAACAGGGTCGCCGAGCCGCTCATCCCGCTCGGGCTCTTCCGCTCCGTGGCGCTGTCGGCCGGTGTGGTCCTGATGGTGCTCATGGCGATCGCCTTCATGGGCGGCCTGTTCTTCGTCACCTTCTACCTGCAGAACGTGCACGGGATGAGCCCGATCGACGCGGGCCTGCACCTCCTGCCGCTCACCGGCATGATGATCGTCGGCTCGCCCCTGGCCGGCGCGATGATCACCAAGACGGGACCGCGCATCCCGCTCGCGGGCGGCATGGCGCTCACGGCCATCGCCATGTTCGGTGTGTCGACGCTGGAGACGGACACGAGCAGCGGGCTCATGTCGATCTGGTTCGCGCTCCTCGGTCTCGGCCTCGCGCCGGTCATGGTCGGCGCCACGGAGGTCATCGTGGGCAACGCGCCGATGGAGCTCTCCGGTGTCGCCGGCGGTCTCCAGCAGGCCGCGATGCAGATCGGCGGCAGCCTCGGTACGGCGGTCCTGGGTGCCGTGATGGCCTCCAAGGTCGACGGCGACCTCGCGGGCAACTGGGCGGGCGCGGGCCTTCCGCAGCTCACCCCGGTCCAGCTCGACCAGGCCAAGGAGGCGGTCCAGGTCGGCGCCGCGCCGGTGGCACCGGGCACGCCGGCCGAGATCGCCGAGAAGATCACGGGCGTCGCGCACGACACGTTCATCTCCGGCATGAGCCTGGCGAGCCTCGTCGCGGCCGGCGTCGCCTTCGTGGCCATCTTCGTCGCCTTCCTCACCAAGCGGGGGGCCAACGCGGAAGCGGGCGCGGGAGTCGGACACATCTAG
- a CDS encoding DUF4429 domain-containing protein, protein MARMGDVLAGFHAAWEFESDSVLIRFERGIRTPKLFQALGERRIPLDAIAAVTLTPGKRGTVVLRAEPRPGADPLMEAATGQLKEGSDPYRLVLPAERETLAEYYADELRAMIATNDPGPAERYLVQPPETPLQFKAYDGKASFDGKSVHFRWFWTGASSAKWKAGDQGFAVSDLCGVEWRSPEVFEGHLRLLRRDGVPQPPQADQDPAAVVFGLGYGPVHESLPFAAAVLAAVRTGGPSALPESTEADTGAGARRDPADIADRIRHLGELHEAGLVTDEEFSMKKAELLAEL, encoded by the coding sequence ATGGCCCGCATGGGTGACGTACTGGCCGGATTTCATGCCGCCTGGGAGTTCGAGTCCGACTCCGTGCTCATCCGGTTCGAACGGGGGATCCGCACGCCGAAGCTGTTCCAGGCGCTCGGTGAGCGCCGCATCCCGCTCGACGCGATCGCGGCGGTGACGCTGACGCCCGGCAAGCGCGGGACGGTCGTCCTGCGCGCCGAGCCGAGACCGGGAGCGGATCCGCTCATGGAGGCGGCGACGGGACAGCTCAAGGAGGGGTCCGACCCCTATCGGCTTGTGCTGCCCGCCGAGCGGGAGACGCTCGCCGAGTACTACGCGGACGAGCTGCGGGCGATGATCGCGACCAACGACCCGGGGCCCGCCGAGCGCTATCTGGTGCAGCCGCCCGAAACGCCGCTCCAGTTCAAGGCGTACGACGGGAAGGCGTCCTTCGACGGGAAGTCCGTGCACTTCCGGTGGTTCTGGACGGGGGCGTCCTCCGCCAAGTGGAAGGCCGGCGACCAGGGTTTCGCCGTGTCCGACCTGTGTGGTGTCGAGTGGCGCTCGCCCGAGGTCTTCGAGGGGCATCTGCGGCTGCTGCGCCGTGATGGGGTTCCGCAGCCGCCTCAGGCGGATCAGGATCCGGCCGCCGTTGTCTTCGGGCTGGGGTACGGGCCGGTTCATGAGTCGTTGCCGTTCGCCGCGGCGGTGCTTGCGGCGGTGCGGACGGGTGGGCCTTCGGCCCTGCCTGAAAGTACGGAGGCGGATACGGGAGCGGGGGCTCGGCGGGATCCGGCCGACATTGCCGACCGGATCCGGCATCTTGGCGAGCTTCATGAGGCTGGGCTCGTCACGGATGAGGAGTTCTCGATGAAGAAGGCCGAGTTGTTGGCCGAGCTGTAA
- a CDS encoding GNAT family N-acetyltransferase, with protein sequence MSLVRRAVPEDAEELLRLRQVMIDSMAGADTSTDWHAESLTTVRGRLADPDGGLAAFVVDHPERAGALGALVVGTVEYRIGRAGNPHGRIGYVFSVATDPEVRRRGYARACMEALVVWFREEGVGQIDLTASAEAAPLYASMGFVRTPDPLMRLRF encoded by the coding sequence ATGAGTCTTGTACGTCGTGCCGTGCCCGAGGACGCCGAGGAACTCCTTCGACTGCGTCAGGTGATGATCGACTCCATGGCCGGGGCGGACACGTCCACCGACTGGCATGCCGAGTCCCTGACCACCGTACGGGGGCGGCTGGCCGATCCCGACGGGGGTCTCGCGGCCTTCGTCGTCGATCACCCCGAGCGGGCGGGGGCGCTGGGGGCGCTTGTCGTGGGGACCGTGGAGTACCGGATCGGGCGGGCCGGGAATCCGCACGGGCGGATCGGTTACGTGTTCAGTGTGGCGACCGATCCCGAGGTGCGGCGGCGGGGGTATGCGCGGGCCTGTATGGAGGCGTTGGTGGTGTGGTTCCGGGAGGAGGGGGTCGGTCAGATCGATCTGACTGCTTCGGCGGAGGCTGCGCCGCTGTATGCATCGATGGGGTTCGTGCGGACGCCTGATCCGTTGATGCGGCTGAGGTTTTGA
- a CDS encoding pirin family protein encodes MDVRRADERYRGGDPAAGIESLHAFSFGPHYDPDNLRFGAVIACNEERLAPGAGFDEHPHSHTEIVTWVVEGELTHRDTAGHESVVRPGDVQRLSSAGGVRHVERNDGGTPLLFVQMWLAPLEPGGDPAYEVVHGIADSTPYAVPEAAAMLHVRRLAPGERTAVPDAPFVYAHVVRGEVLLDTIVLTTGDAARITDAKDLEAVARDGTELLFWEMA; translated from the coding sequence ATGGACGTACGGCGCGCCGACGAGCGCTACCGCGGAGGTGACCCGGCGGCCGGGATCGAGTCCCTGCACGCCTTCTCCTTCGGCCCGCACTACGACCCGGACAACCTCCGCTTCGGCGCGGTCATCGCCTGCAACGAGGAGCGCCTCGCGCCCGGCGCCGGCTTCGACGAGCACCCGCACAGCCACACCGAGATCGTCACCTGGGTCGTCGAGGGCGAACTGACCCACCGCGACACGGCCGGCCACGAGTCGGTCGTACGCCCCGGCGACGTCCAGCGTCTCAGCTCGGCGGGCGGGGTCCGCCACGTCGAACGCAACGACGGCGGCACACCACTGCTCTTCGTCCAGATGTGGCTCGCCCCGCTTGAGCCGGGCGGCGACCCCGCGTACGAGGTCGTCCACGGCATCGCCGACTCCACCCCGTACGCCGTCCCGGAGGCGGCCGCGATGCTCCACGTCCGCCGCCTCGCGCCGGGGGAGCGCACCGCCGTCCCCGACGCGCCGTTCGTGTACGCCCATGTCGTACGCGGCGAGGTCCTGCTGGACACCATCGTCCTGACCACGGGCGACGCGGCCCGCATCACGGACGCGAAGGACCTGGAGGCGGTGGCCAGGGACGGGACGGAGCTTCTGTTCTGGGAGATGGCGTAG
- a CDS encoding MerR family transcriptional regulator, with product MTVMETTDTRNDTCAGPPHVSRRPDGQDQYTISEVVAFTGLTAHTLRWYERIGLMPHIDRSHTGQRRYSNRDLDWLDLVGKLRLTGMPVAGMVRYAEMVREGDHTYGDRFELLEATRRDVRARIAELQDTLAVLDRKINFYADAGRALASERSR from the coding sequence ATGACGGTGATGGAGACCACGGACACCAGGAACGACACCTGTGCCGGCCCGCCGCACGTGAGCCGGCGTCCGGACGGCCAGGACCAGTACACGATCAGCGAGGTCGTCGCCTTCACCGGCCTGACGGCACACACCCTCCGCTGGTACGAGCGGATCGGGCTGATGCCCCACATCGACCGCTCGCACACCGGCCAGCGCCGCTACAGCAACCGCGACCTCGACTGGCTCGACCTCGTCGGCAAGCTGCGGCTGACCGGGATGCCGGTCGCCGGGATGGTGCGGTACGCGGAGATGGTGCGCGAGGGCGACCACACGTACGGCGACCGCTTCGAACTGCTCGAAGCCACCCGCCGGGACGTACGGGCGCGGATCGCCGAGCTCCAGGACACCCTCGCGGTGCTCGACCGGAAGATCAATTTCTATGCGGACGCCGGGCGGGCCCTGGCGTCGGAGAGGTCCCGATGA
- a CDS encoding aldo/keto reductase, with product MTDSRIAKAQLGTGGPEVGVQGLGCMGMSFAYGPTDAEEARATLERALELGVTLYDTADAYGQGENEEFLSPFFRAHRDEVVIATKFALTIPPDEPTKRIIRNDPPYIRQAVEASLKRLNVDVIDLYYMHRRDVNVPIEETVGAMAELVREGKVKQLGLSEVTGGELRAAQAVHPIAAVQSEWSLFSRDIEAGVVPAARELGVTLVPYSPLGRGFLTGSFTNADTELTEGDFRRRQPRFTGDNAAANAALLEPIRAVAKAHDASVGQIALAWVHQQASVHDLPVIPIPGTRRRTRIEENTAATRIVLSEADLGVLDAIASQVSGNRYADMSFSSAGRE from the coding sequence ATGACGGACAGCAGGATCGCGAAGGCACAGCTCGGTACGGGCGGCCCCGAGGTCGGAGTGCAGGGCCTCGGCTGCATGGGCATGAGCTTCGCGTACGGCCCGACGGACGCCGAGGAGGCCCGGGCCACGCTGGAGCGCGCGCTGGAACTCGGCGTGACGCTCTACGACACGGCGGACGCGTACGGCCAGGGGGAGAACGAGGAGTTCCTGTCGCCGTTCTTCCGGGCGCACCGCGACGAGGTCGTCATCGCGACCAAGTTCGCCCTGACGATCCCGCCGGACGAGCCGACGAAGCGGATCATCCGCAACGACCCGCCGTACATCCGGCAGGCCGTGGAGGCGAGCCTCAAGCGGCTGAACGTCGATGTGATCGACCTCTACTACATGCACCGCCGTGACGTGAACGTCCCCATCGAGGAGACCGTCGGTGCCATGGCCGAGCTGGTCCGCGAGGGCAAGGTCAAGCAGCTCGGCCTCAGCGAGGTCACGGGCGGCGAGCTCCGTGCCGCGCAGGCGGTGCACCCGATCGCGGCCGTCCAGTCGGAGTGGTCGCTGTTCAGCAGGGACATCGAGGCGGGCGTGGTCCCGGCGGCCCGTGAACTGGGCGTGACGCTGGTCCCGTACTCCCCGCTCGGCCGGGGCTTCCTCACCGGCTCCTTCACGAACGCCGACACGGAGCTCACCGAGGGCGACTTCCGCCGCCGGCAGCCCCGCTTCACCGGCGACAACGCGGCGGCGAACGCTGCCCTCCTGGAGCCGATCCGGGCGGTGGCGAAGGCCCACGACGCCTCCGTGGGCCAGATCGCCCTGGCCTGGGTCCACCAGCAGGCGTCCGTCCACGACCTCCCCGTAATCCCCATCCCGGGCACCCGCAGGCGCACCCGGATCGAGGAGAACACGGCAGCGACCCGCATCGTCCTGAGCGAGGCCGACCTGGGAGTACTGGACGCGATCGCCTCCCAGGTATCAGGCAACCGCTACGCGGACATGTCTTTCTCATCGGCGGGCCGGGAGTAG
- a CDS encoding serine hydrolase domain-containing protein — translation MSLESLALIEEWPVPAVAAAVVRADGVVLGTRGPVTRPFALASVTKPLAAYAALVAYEEGAVELDEPAGPEGSTVRHLLAHTSGLAFDEHRVTAAPGLRRLYSNAGFEQLGDHIAKATEIPFGEYLKQAVLEPLGMTSTTLDGSPAKDGVSTVDDLVRFAAEVQAPRLLDPRTVAEAMTVQYPGTKGVLPGYGHQNPNDWGLGFEIRDSKSPHWTGSSSSPRTFGHFGQSGTFLWIDPDAGAACVALTDRAFGPWAVEVWPAFTDAVLAELSSAP, via the coding sequence ATGTCTTTGGAGAGTCTTGCGCTGATTGAAGAGTGGCCCGTTCCTGCCGTTGCCGCGGCCGTTGTGCGGGCGGACGGTGTCGTGCTCGGGACCCGCGGCCCTGTCACCCGGCCGTTCGCGCTTGCCTCTGTCACCAAGCCCCTCGCCGCCTACGCCGCCCTTGTCGCGTACGAGGAAGGGGCCGTCGAGCTGGATGAGCCCGCCGGGCCCGAGGGGTCGACCGTGCGGCATCTGCTCGCGCACACCAGTGGGCTGGCTTTCGACGAGCACCGGGTGACGGCGGCGCCGGGGCTGCGGCGGTTGTACTCCAACGCCGGGTTCGAGCAGTTGGGGGATCACATCGCGAAGGCGACGGAGATTCCCTTCGGTGAGTATCTGAAGCAGGCGGTGCTCGAACCGCTCGGGATGACGTCGACGACCCTCGACGGCTCGCCCGCGAAGGACGGGGTCTCGACCGTCGACGATCTGGTGCGGTTCGCCGCCGAGGTGCAGGCTCCGCGGCTGCTCGACCCGCGGACCGTCGCGGAGGCGATGACCGTGCAGTACCCGGGGACGAAGGGTGTCCTGCCGGGGTACGGGCACCAGAACCCGAACGACTGGGGGCTCGGCTTCGAGATCCGGGACTCCAAGTCGCCCCACTGGACGGGGAGTTCGTCCTCGCCGCGGACCTTCGGGCACTTCGGGCAGTCGGGTACGTTCCTGTGGATCGACCCCGATGCCGGAGCGGCCTGTGTGGCGCTGACGGACCGGGCCTTTGGGCCGTGGGCCGTCGAGGTGTGGCCCGCCTTCACGGACGCGGTGCTGGCCGAGCTCTCCAGCGCCCCGTAA
- a CDS encoding small hydrophobic protein: MMAGFGHTTRKHPRSRRRTGSRSGPDRATLGIIGVICAVAGFFVLGIILGPLAIACGWLAMGRRWNGARPLPALIALVLGAIDTILAIVWMAGTAGPGTGMF, from the coding sequence ATGATGGCGGGCTTCGGTCACACCACGCGCAAACACCCTCGCTCACGTCGCCGTACGGGGTCACGGAGCGGGCCGGACCGCGCGACGCTCGGAATCATCGGAGTCATCTGCGCGGTCGCCGGATTCTTCGTGCTGGGGATCATCCTCGGCCCACTGGCGATCGCCTGCGGATGGCTGGCCATGGGACGCCGCTGGAACGGCGCCCGCCCACTGCCGGCGCTCATCGCACTGGTACTGGGCGCGATAGACACGATCCTGGCGATCGTCTGGATGGCCGGAACGGCAGGCCCGGGCACCGGGATGTTCTAG